Proteins from one Catenuloplanes atrovinosus genomic window:
- a CDS encoding response regulator transcription factor, whose protein sequence is MTARILVVDDAPNLVDLLRTVLEFHGFAVRAAGTAAEAVAAAGAYRPDLILLDVMLPDGDGMDVCRRLRAAGSDAAVVFLTARDARGDEIAGLAYGGDDWITKPFDMDVLLARVRAVLRRTRAAAPPEPDRVLRYADLELHRDTLEVRRAGQVVTLSPTELRLLRYFLENPGRVLSRAQIHRAVWEYDLGAASNVVDTYVGYLRRKLDPLGPPLLVTHRGFGYALRSTGP, encoded by the coding sequence ATGACCGCTCGCATCCTCGTCGTCGACGACGCCCCGAATCTGGTGGACCTGCTGCGTACCGTGCTGGAGTTCCACGGGTTCGCGGTGCGCGCGGCGGGCACCGCGGCCGAGGCGGTGGCCGCCGCCGGTGCGTACCGGCCGGATCTGATCCTGCTCGACGTGATGCTGCCGGACGGCGACGGGATGGACGTCTGCCGCCGGCTGCGCGCGGCCGGCTCGGACGCGGCCGTCGTGTTCCTCACCGCCCGGGACGCGCGCGGCGACGAGATCGCCGGGCTGGCCTACGGCGGCGACGACTGGATCACCAAGCCGTTCGACATGGACGTGCTGCTGGCGCGCGTGCGCGCGGTGCTGCGCCGCACCCGCGCCGCCGCGCCGCCGGAGCCCGACCGCGTGCTGCGCTACGCGGATCTCGAGCTGCACCGGGACACGCTGGAGGTGCGCCGGGCCGGGCAGGTGGTGACGCTCTCCCCCACCGAGCTGCGGCTGCTGCGGTACTTCCTGGAAAATCCGGGCCGGGTGCTGTCCCGGGCGCAGATCCACCGCGCGGTCTGGGAGTACGACCTCGGCGCCGCCTCCAACGTGGTCGACACCTACGTCGGCTACCTGCGCCGCAAGCTGGACCCGCTCGGCCCGCCGCTGCTGGTCACGCACCGCGGCTTCGGCTACGCGCTGCGGAGCACCGGCCCATGA
- a CDS encoding DinB family protein: MAEHVVGFDGMWLRPEEDPRTQGNPVGELATIREYLTNYRLTLELKCRDLTPAQLAARAVPPSTMSLIGLVRHLARVEHHWFHRVLRGNRDEPRIYWSADDGDLDFNGATADPGVVADAFASWRAQVADADAWLDGITEADLGAEALTPRGERTAVRDVLIHMIEEYARHCGHADLLRECVDGRTGQ, encoded by the coding sequence ATGGCGGAGCATGTGGTCGGCTTTGACGGGATGTGGCTGCGACCGGAGGAGGACCCGCGCACGCAGGGCAACCCGGTCGGCGAGTTGGCGACCATCCGGGAGTACCTGACGAACTACCGGCTCACGCTGGAGCTGAAGTGCCGCGACCTCACGCCCGCGCAACTGGCCGCGCGCGCCGTGCCGCCGTCCACGATGAGCCTGATCGGCCTGGTCCGGCATCTGGCCCGGGTGGAGCACCACTGGTTCCACCGGGTGCTCCGCGGCAACCGGGACGAGCCGCGGATCTACTGGAGCGCGGACGACGGCGACCTGGACTTCAACGGGGCGACCGCCGATCCGGGCGTGGTGGCGGACGCGTTCGCGTCGTGGCGGGCACAGGTGGCGGACGCGGACGCCTGGCTGGACGGGATCACCGAGGCGGACCTCGGCGCCGAGGCCCTGACCCCGCGGGGTGAGCGGACCGCGGTCCGCGACGTGCTGATCCACATGATCGAGGAGTACGCCCGGCACTGCGGTCACGCGGACCTGCTGCGCGAGTGCGTCGACGGCCGCACCGGTCAGTAA
- a CDS encoding serine/threonine protein kinase, with the protein MPPERASHPNGQSIPLRPGDPRRLGVYELFSRLGQGGMGTIYLGRAPDGRAVAVKVIRPELAGQEEFLARFRREVERARQVPPFCTAAVLDADPDHSTPYLVVEYVQGPNLAGVVRERGPLTGGDLHGVAIGVATALSAIHGAGVIHRDLKPSNVLFALGTPKVIDFGIARAVEATSSLTRSDQVVGTVAYMAPERFDGKGRAIGPAADVFAWGAVVTYAATGRTPFHADAAGVIAARILTQEPDLDGLPASLRGIVARSLAKEPAARPTAPELVDLLLNTGTPAAAGLAERPELREAAEAVRAPLRRPFRTPRRAPRPKPKPAPRATAAPEASPPPKAAPKPEPAPPTRRRRQGRSVEGVLAAVSVLLIAGAAAALTVARPEARNPAAPPPAAPAPATGSPRPAPDRAEPGRPLPPRLPVTTGRPVIRVADGTAVPVGPFFVRNLGSGTCTDLERSAGGDRDRPVQHHECSPAVEDNQEWLFVPRAVDEDGYHGYWIQNIDDGFCIDPPGAAAVEAGTALVEMDCAVGDNQHFRLEPRSVAGGVPYYRLRNVVSDLCVTLPAGGGVQLVLVPCDTADEQKWALIYKPDL; encoded by the coding sequence ATGCCTCCCGAGCGGGCTTCGCACCCCAACGGACAGAGCATCCCGCTGCGCCCCGGCGATCCGCGCCGGCTCGGGGTCTACGAGCTGTTCAGCCGGCTCGGCCAGGGCGGCATGGGCACCATCTACCTCGGGCGCGCGCCGGACGGCCGGGCGGTCGCGGTCAAGGTGATCCGGCCGGAGCTGGCCGGGCAGGAGGAGTTCCTGGCGCGGTTCCGCCGCGAGGTCGAGCGCGCCCGGCAGGTGCCGCCGTTCTGCACCGCCGCCGTGCTGGACGCCGATCCGGACCACTCCACGCCGTACCTGGTGGTCGAGTACGTGCAGGGCCCGAATCTGGCCGGCGTGGTCCGCGAGCGCGGCCCGCTGACCGGCGGCGACCTGCACGGCGTGGCGATCGGCGTGGCCACCGCGCTGTCCGCGATCCACGGCGCCGGCGTGATCCACCGCGACCTGAAGCCGTCGAACGTGCTGTTCGCGCTGGGAACGCCCAAGGTGATCGACTTCGGGATCGCGCGCGCGGTGGAGGCGACCAGCAGCCTCACCCGCTCGGACCAGGTGGTCGGCACGGTGGCGTACATGGCACCCGAGCGGTTCGACGGCAAGGGCCGCGCGATCGGACCGGCCGCGGACGTGTTCGCCTGGGGCGCCGTGGTGACGTACGCGGCGACCGGGCGCACGCCGTTCCACGCCGACGCGGCGGGCGTGATCGCGGCCCGCATCCTCACCCAGGAGCCGGACCTGGACGGGCTGCCGGCGTCGCTGCGCGGGATCGTGGCCCGGTCGCTGGCCAAGGAGCCGGCGGCCCGGCCGACCGCGCCGGAGCTGGTCGACCTGCTGCTCAACACGGGTACGCCGGCGGCCGCCGGGCTGGCGGAACGCCCGGAGTTGCGCGAGGCCGCCGAGGCGGTCCGCGCGCCGCTGCGCCGGCCGTTCCGTACCCCGCGCCGGGCACCCAGGCCGAAGCCGAAACCGGCGCCGAGGGCGACGGCGGCGCCCGAGGCGAGTCCGCCGCCGAAGGCCGCGCCGAAACCGGAGCCGGCGCCGCCCACGCGCCGCCGGCGGCAGGGGAGGAGCGTCGAGGGCGTGCTGGCCGCGGTGTCGGTCCTGCTCATCGCCGGCGCCGCCGCCGCGCTCACGGTCGCCCGCCCGGAGGCCCGGAACCCCGCGGCCCCGCCACCGGCCGCGCCCGCGCCGGCCACCGGGAGCCCGCGGCCGGCGCCGGACCGGGCCGAGCCGGGCCGCCCGCTGCCGCCGCGGCTGCCGGTGACGACCGGCCGGCCGGTGATCCGGGTCGCGGACGGCACGGCCGTGCCGGTCGGCCCGTTCTTCGTCCGCAACCTCGGCTCCGGCACCTGCACCGACCTCGAGCGGTCCGCCGGCGGTGACCGGGACCGGCCGGTGCAGCACCACGAGTGCAGCCCGGCCGTGGAGGACAACCAGGAGTGGCTGTTCGTGCCGCGGGCGGTCGACGAGGACGGCTACCACGGCTACTGGATCCAGAACATCGACGACGGCTTCTGCATCGACCCGCCCGGCGCGGCCGCGGTGGAGGCCGGGACCGCGCTGGTGGAGATGGACTGCGCCGTCGGGGACAACCAGCACTTCCGGCTGGAGCCGCGGTCGGTCGCCGGGGGCGTGCCGTACTACCGGCTGCGCAACGTGGTCTCCGACCTGTGCGTCACGCTGCCGGCCGGGGGCGGCGTCCAGCTCGTGCTGGTGCCGTGCGACACCGCCGACGAGCAGAAGTGGGCGCTGATTTACAAGCCCGACCTGTGA
- a CDS encoding cytochrome P450, giving the protein MTDRPRTLLTAVRPEAQRDLYGFYDGLRGAGPCYWDRVVSSWVVTGHELVAAALTDSRMSSVRFPEPDAVEDGLRRFATVISRSMLYRDALEHARLRRAVSRTFTARSVEALREPISAAVHEIIDRVRPAGRMDVVADLAVPLPFNAICALIHAPEPDREQLLAWSNDVAAAFGNARLTAGEKAAADRGVAGMAAYFDRLIDRPEALLRPGDLSRDEAVANTILLLLAGHETTTHFLGNALLALLRHPGQIPRLATDPATAIEELLRYDSPLQLVLRRATEDLDLGGERIGAGQPVLLILGAANRDPAAFPDPHTLDLGRTGKARHLAFGHGAHFCPGASLARLEGDIVLRALLDRLPGLRLAEPELSWRPSLNFRGLDRLIVEWDVR; this is encoded by the coding sequence GTGACAGACCGCCCCCGGACGCTGCTCACGGCGGTCCGGCCGGAGGCGCAGCGCGACCTCTACGGCTTCTACGACGGGCTGCGCGGCGCGGGCCCGTGCTACTGGGACCGGGTGGTGAGCTCCTGGGTCGTCACCGGGCACGAGCTGGTCGCCGCCGCGCTGACCGACTCGCGCATGTCGTCCGTGCGCTTCCCGGAGCCGGACGCGGTGGAGGACGGGCTGCGCCGGTTCGCCACCGTGATCAGCCGCAGCATGCTCTACCGGGACGCGCTGGAGCACGCGCGGCTGCGGCGGGCCGTGAGCCGCACGTTCACGGCGCGCTCGGTCGAGGCGCTGCGCGAGCCGATCAGCGCGGCGGTGCACGAGATCATCGACCGGGTACGGCCCGCCGGGCGGATGGACGTGGTGGCGGACCTGGCGGTGCCGTTGCCGTTCAACGCGATCTGCGCGCTGATCCACGCGCCGGAGCCGGACCGCGAGCAGCTGCTCGCCTGGTCGAACGACGTGGCCGCCGCGTTCGGCAACGCGCGGCTGACCGCGGGCGAGAAGGCGGCGGCCGACCGCGGCGTCGCCGGCATGGCCGCCTACTTCGACCGGCTGATCGACCGGCCGGAGGCGCTGCTGCGGCCCGGGGACCTCAGCCGCGACGAGGCCGTGGCGAACACGATCCTGTTGCTGCTGGCCGGGCACGAGACCACCACGCACTTCCTCGGCAACGCGCTCCTCGCGCTGCTGCGCCACCCCGGCCAGATCCCGCGGCTGGCCACGGACCCGGCGACCGCGATCGAGGAGCTGCTGCGGTACGACAGCCCGCTCCAGCTGGTGCTGCGCCGCGCCACCGAGGACCTGGACCTGGGCGGCGAGCGGATCGGCGCGGGCCAGCCCGTCCTGCTGATCCTCGGCGCCGCCAACCGGGACCCGGCCGCGTTCCCCGACCCGCACACGCTCGACCTCGGACGCACCGGCAAGGCCCGTCACCTGGCCTTCGGCCACGGCGCGCACTTCTGCCCGGGCGCCAGCCTGGCCCGCCTGGAGGGCGACATCGTGCTGCGCGCGCTGCTGGACCGGCTGCCCGGCCTCCGGCTCGCGGAACCGGAGCTGTCCTGGCGGCCCAGCCTCAACTTCCGCGGCCTCGACCGCCTGATCGTCGAGTGGGACGTCCGGTAG